The genomic stretch CATAGAGGTTTCTGGGATAGCTTTACTCCAATGTTTGAAAGAGATTCTGGAGATTTAAGACAATATTTTTCATATCCATTTCATTGGTGGAAAGGAAAAGATGGAGTAAACTATGAGAATGTAAAAAATATTTTTAAAATAACAGTTTAAGAAAATAGGAGGAGATATGAAAAAAGAAGTTATAATAGCACTAGATTTTCCAACATTAGAAAAAACTTTAGAATTTTTAGATAAATTCAAAGAAGAAAAATTATTTGTAAAAGTTGGAATGGAGTTATATTTACAAAATGGACCAGTGGTAATAGACGAAATCAAAAAAAGAGGGCATAAAATTTTCTTAGATTTAAAATTACATGATATTCCAAATACAGTTTATTCAGCAGCTAAAGGTTTAGCTAAATTTAATATTGATATCTTAACTGTTCATGCAGCTGGTGGTTCTGAAATGCTAAAAGGAGCTAAAAGAGCTATGACAGAAGCAGGAGTAAATACAAAGGTTATTGCTATAACTCAACTTACTTCAACAAGTGAAGAAGATATGAGAAAAGAACAAAATATTCAAACAAGCATAGAAGAATCTGTTTTAAATTATGCTAGACTTGCAAAAGAAAGTGGAATTGATGGAGTTGTATCTTCTGTTCTTGAAACAAAGAAAATCAGAGAACAAAGTGGAGAAGACTTCATTATAATAAATCCAGGTATAAGACTTCCTGAAGACTCAAAAGGAGACCAAAAAAGAGTAGCTACTCCAATAGATGCAAATAGAGATGGAGCAAGCTATATTGTTGTTGGTAGATCAATAACAGGGAATGAAAATCCAGAAGAAAGATATAGAATTATAAAAAATATGTTTGAAATGGGGGATAAATATGAAAAGTAAAATTATAAAAATATTACTTTTTCTATTTATTGGTTTAGAATGTTTAGCTATAACAAATCGTGAAAGAATTGAAAAGGATTTAAGAAAATTAAATATAACTGATTCAACAATGATAGCTCAAACAATTAATGTTGATGAAAAATTAGGAGATAAGTTATTACAGGGTGAAACAATAGAAGGAACTTTAAATGAGTTAAAAAAATTAGTTGATAAAAGCCCTAAAAACTTTTATATATCGTATCAAGTTGCTAGATATTATTTAGAAACAGAAAAAAATATAGAAGAAGTAAAAAAGAATAGAAAGTATTTTAATTTATATATAGAAAATACACCTCATGAAGAAGAAAGATTAGCAATGGATATGTTATATTATGAAAAGATTGGTGACAAAGAAAAATTTAAGAAATATTATGATGAATTTTCTAAAAAGACTTCAGGCAGATGGATGGGAGTATTAGTACTTGCTAGATATAAAAAAGATTTTACAAGTATAAAAAAAGACGTTACCTTAGGTTTAAACTTATTAAAAAAACAAATTAAAGATGGAAATAAAGATGAAGTAACAGATGAAGAATTGTTTCAAGTGCAAAATATGTATGATAGCTTAGTTATCCAAGAACTGTTAGAAAAAAAAGAGTATCAAAAAATAGTTGATTATTATTTAAATAATATGGCAAATCAAAATTATTATACAACAGGAGTAATGATGAAATATGGAGATAGACTTGTCTCACAACTTGGATTTGTTACAGATATAAATGAAAAATTTTTAAATAAGAATAAAGAAAATTTTGAAAAAATAATGAATACAAAAGTATATAGAGAGCTTGAGAAAGTTGGAAAAGTTATTATTATTAACAAATAAAATAAGGAGAAGAATATGTTGGATAGAGAAATAATAAATGCATTGTTAGATATTAAAGCTGTTGAATTAAGAGTGGATAAAGAAAATTGGTTTACTTGGGCATCTGGAATAAAATCACCAATATACTGTGATAATAGACTTACTATGTCTTATCCTAAAATAAGAAAACAAATAGCAGAAGGTTTTGTTAAAAAGATTAAAGAACTATATCCCAATGTTGATTATATAGTTGGAACAGCTACTGCTGGTATTCCTCATGCTGCTTGGATAAGTGATATCATGGACTTACCTATGCTATATGTTAGAGGTTCTGCTAAAGACCATGGAAAGACTAACCAAATAGAAGGTAAATATGAAAAAGGTAAAAAAGTTGTAGTAATAGAAGATTTAATTTCAACTGGAAAATCTTCTGTTTTAGCAGCACAAGCTTTACAAGAAGAAGGATTAGAAGTTTTAGGAGTAATTGCTATATTTAGTTATAATTTAAATAAAGCAAAAGAAAAATTTGATGAAGCTAAAATACCTTTCTCAACTCTTACAAACTATGATGTATTGTTAGAACTTGCAAAAGAAACAGGGCTTATTGGAGATAAAGAAAATCAAATTTTAGTTGATTGGAGAAACAATCTATAATGTTTGACCAACATGTACATTCAAGCTTTTCTTTTGATTCAAATGAGAATTTAGAAAATTATATAAGTGTTTGTAATGAAAATGATATGATAACAACTGAACATTTAGATTTTGAGAATTCTATAATTAATTATAAAGATAGCTTATTTGATTATTTAAAATATGTTGGACAAGTAGAAAACTTAAATAAAAGATGTCCAAATAAATTCTTTTTAGGAATAGAAATTGGATATACTCAAAAAACTGAAAAGAGGATAGAAGAATTTTTAAAAGATAAAAATTTTAATTTAAAACTCTTATCTATTCATCAAAATGGAATTTATGATTATATGTGTGTCAATAAAAAAATAATAAGTCTGGATGCTTTAATTAAAGAATACTTTGAACAGATGATACAAGCATTGGAAAGTTCAATAAAATTTAATGTTTTAGCACATTTTGAATATGGTTTAAGAATAATAGATATTTCCATTATAGAATTTGATAATTTAGCAAGTGTATTTTTAAATAAGATCATTGAGCTTATAGTTAAAAAGGAAATAGCATTTGAAGTAAATACAAAAAGTATGTATAAATATAAAAAAGAAAATTTATATAACTATATGATAGAAAAATATATTAAAAAAGGTGGAAGACTTTTTACTTTAGGTTCAGATGCACATAATATTAGAGAATATGCTTATAAATTTGATGAGGCAAAAAAATTTTTATTAAGTAAAAACATAAAAGAAATTATTTTATTTAAAGATAAAGTTATAATGCAAAAACTTTTGATATAATTTATTAAAAATTATAATGGAGGAAAATTTGTTTATAAAAAGAAATATCTACGAGTATGATATCTATAAAGCTAATATTTCCTGTTTATTAGAAATTGGAGAAATAAATCAAGAGCAATATAGTATGCTTAAAGATATTCCAAAAGATGAAAGAGCTAAATTTGTAGCTGCCTTTGAAAAATTAGAAGCTGATACTTCTAAGGGATATCATATATTTGTAGAAAAGTCACTTATAAAATTTAAAAAACTTAATGATATAAAAGAAGAAAATATTATTGAAATTGCTTTTGATGCCATTTGGATAGATAAAGAAGTTAATAATTTAGAAGTAACAGAAAATATAAGATTTACTTGTAAAAGAAAAGCTAGCTCTATACTAGAAATAGGAAAAGTTAAATTTTACTTTAATTCTATGGATAATACTTTTTTTCAAAGAGGTTTAGGTAAGAAAGAAAGCCCTTGGTTTGAGATAATAAAAGAATATATGAGATTATCAGAGATAGGAGATACTGAAAACTCAAATAGATTTATTACTAACTTTAAAGAAAAATATATAAATAAAAAATTAAATAAAGAATTTTATCAAAGGTTAATTCCTAAAATGGATAATGTAGAATTATTAAAAAATCTATATTGACAAAGAGTAAAAAATAAGGTAAAATTACTTGTTAAAAAATTCGATATTCCGCTTTAATAAAATTAAATGAATATCTTGAGGAGGAAGAAATGAAAGAAAAATTAATTGAATTAGTTGAAAAAGAATATCTAAGAAGTGATATTCCACAATTCAAAGCTGGGGACACTATTGGAGTGTACTACAAAGTAAAAGAAGGAAACAAAGAAAGAGTTCAATTATTTGAAGGAGTTGTAATCAGAGTAAATGGTGGTGGAGTTGCAAAAACTTTCACTGTAAGAAAAGTTACTGCAGGAATTGGAGTAGAAAGAATAATCCCTGTTAATTCTCCAAATATTGACAGAATTGAAGTTCTAAAAGTTGGTAGAGTAAGAAGATCTAAACTTTACTACTTAAGAGGATTATCTGCTAAGAAAGCAAGAATCAAAGAAATAGTAAAATAAGAAAAAGCAAAGCTGAGTTCATAAAACTCAGCTTTATTTTTTCTATATAATTTCATAATCAAGTTTAATTTTTAAAATATCTAAAATTTTTAAAAAATCTTTAGCTGGATATTTTTCAGATTCAGAAATTACTGAATAAACCTTTCCTTCTCCAGTAGTAATATAAGGTTTTATTGCTTTTACCAAACTATCAGCAGGATCATATAATTTAGCCTGTGGAATAATTTTTTTAAAATAAGAAGAAAGCCAAGGTAAATGTGTACTACTAAGGGTTATAGAATCTAGTTTTCCAAACTTATTTTCACAACTATCAATAAAATTTTTAATAGTTTTTTCTGTTTCCTCTATATTATTTATAAAATCTCCGCTTTCAATAAGTTGAATTAAAGGTGAAGCATTTTCTACATGAAATTGTTTATAAAAATCTCCAACTTCCTTTTTTATATATTCTTGTAATTCAGGACTATCAATCATCACTTTAGCACCAATGATAAGAGTATTTTTCTTTTTATCTCTTATAACATCTTTAAGTGGAGGATATATTCCAATAACTTTATCCTTCTTTTTTATTTTATCAAGAACAGTTATACTTGGAGCATTTGAAGCAAGTACAATAAAACTAGCACCTTTCTTTAAAAGAAAATCAATAGAATTTTCAATAATATTTTTTAATTCTTCAGTTGTTTTTGCACCATAAGGGAAGCTTCTTCTATCAGCAAAATAAATTATATCTTGCAGAGGATAAGCTTTTTTTATAGCTTCAACAATTGCATAACTACCAAGTCCAGCATCAAAAACAGCAATAGGATTATTCATTTTTACACCTCTTTAAAATTTTTAAGATAAATCTTTTAAAATAATATTTTAAGAAAAATATATTAAGTAAATTATAACAAATAAAAATAAGAAGGTAAATTATTAGCTTCTATAGAAGTGAGAGCTTCTTTCTAAAAATTTTTATAAAATGTTATTTAAATTTATAATTGAAAAATAAGGCTAAAAATAAAATTTAATAAAAAATTAAAAAAAATTTTAAAAATTTTGTTGACAAAGTTTGTGGAAAATGTTAATATGTTCCTTGCCGATAAGGAAAGGACATTAGCAACAGAATAGAGAAAAGACAAAAAGCAACCATAAATTTGGTGTAAAACAAAATAGCAAGAATGAGCTATTAAAAAAGATTGAACGAAGAGTTTGATCCTGGCTCAGGATGAACGCTGACAGAATGCTTAACACATGCAA from Fusobacterium hwasookii encodes the following:
- the pyrF gene encoding orotidine-5'-phosphate decarboxylase, yielding MKKEVIIALDFPTLEKTLEFLDKFKEEKLFVKVGMELYLQNGPVVIDEIKKRGHKIFLDLKLHDIPNTVYSAAKGLAKFNIDILTVHAAGGSEMLKGAKRAMTEAGVNTKVIAITQLTSTSEEDMRKEQNIQTSIEESVLNYARLAKESGIDGVVSSVLETKKIREQSGEDFIIINPGIRLPEDSKGDQKRVATPIDANRDGASYIVVGRSITGNENPEERYRIIKNMFEMGDKYEK
- the pyrE gene encoding orotate phosphoribosyltransferase; this translates as MLDREIINALLDIKAVELRVDKENWFTWASGIKSPIYCDNRLTMSYPKIRKQIAEGFVKKIKELYPNVDYIVGTATAGIPHAAWISDIMDLPMLYVRGSAKDHGKTNQIEGKYEKGKKVVVIEDLISTGKSSVLAAQALQEEGLEVLGVIAIFSYNLNKAKEKFDEAKIPFSTLTNYDVLLELAKETGLIGDKENQILVDWRNNL
- a CDS encoding PHP domain-containing protein, giving the protein MFDQHVHSSFSFDSNENLENYISVCNENDMITTEHLDFENSIINYKDSLFDYLKYVGQVENLNKRCPNKFFLGIEIGYTQKTEKRIEEFLKDKNFNLKLLSIHQNGIYDYMCVNKKIISLDALIKEYFEQMIQALESSIKFNVLAHFEYGLRIIDISIIEFDNLASVFLNKIIELIVKKEIAFEVNTKSMYKYKKENLYNYMIEKYIKKGGRLFTLGSDAHNIREYAYKFDEAKKFLLSKNIKEIILFKDKVIMQKLLI
- the rplS gene encoding 50S ribosomal protein L19, giving the protein MKEKLIELVEKEYLRSDIPQFKAGDTIGVYYKVKEGNKERVQLFEGVVIRVNGGGVAKTFTVRKVTAGIGVERIIPVNSPNIDRIEVLKVGRVRRSKLYYLRGLSAKKARIKEIVK
- a CDS encoding glutamate racemase, which codes for MNNPIAVFDAGLGSYAIVEAIKKAYPLQDIIYFADRRSFPYGAKTTEELKNIIENSIDFLLKKGASFIVLASNAPSITVLDKIKKKDKVIGIYPPLKDVIRDKKKNTLIIGAKVMIDSPELQEYIKKEVGDFYKQFHVENASPLIQLIESGDFINNIEETEKTIKNFIDSCENKFGKLDSITLSSTHLPWLSSYFKKIIPQAKLYDPADSLVKAIKPYITTGEGKVYSVISESEKYPAKDFLKILDILKIKLDYEII